From the genome of Excalfactoria chinensis isolate bCotChi1 chromosome 14, bCotChi1.hap2, whole genome shotgun sequence, one region includes:
- the AQP8 gene encoding aquaporin-8 — protein sequence MEMVDSERPPPKQHWYELYVLPCLAELLGSAAFVFIGCLSVVEYTGPLQPALVHGLSIVPIVVSLGNISGAHINPVVSLGIWLVGGMKLIMLIPYCIAQLAGGILGAALTKAVASSENFDRSFGGAFGTITSNTQIGPALGNEIILTTFLLLVVYMTAINGETKSPLAPVSIALTVAINIMAGGSISGPCMNPARAFGPAVIANYWVYHWVYWVGPLIGCLISSLLMRFVIGDRGIRLFLK from the exons ATGGAGATGGTGGACTCCGAGCGCCCGCCACCCAAGCAGCACTGGTACGAGCTCTACGTGCTGCCCTGcttggctgagctgctgggcagTGCAGCCTTCGTCTTCATTGGCTGCCTGTCGGTCGTGGAGTACACCGGgccactgcagccagcactggtGCACGGGTTGTCCATCGTGCCCATCGTTGTCAGCCTGGGGAACATCAG CGGAGCTCATATCAACCCAGTCGTGTCCCTGGGCATATGGCTGGTCGGTGGGATGAAACTCATCATGCTCATCCCATACTGCATTGCCCAGCTCGCCGGAGGGATCTTAGGGGCAGCCCTGACAAAG GCTGTGGCAAGCAGTGAGAACTTCGACAGAAGCTTCGGAGGGGCCTTCGGCACCATCACATCAAACACACAGATTGGTCCAGCGCTGGGCAATGAGATCATCCTGACCACCTTCCTGTTGCTCGTGGTCTACATGACTGCAATCAATGGGGAAACCAAGAGTCCTCTGGCACCTGTCTCCATCGCCCTGACAGTTGCTATCAACATCATGGCAGG GGGTAGTATATCTGGACCCTGCATGAACCCTGCCCGAGCCTTTGGGCCAGCTGTGATAGCCAACTACTGGGTCTACCACTGGGTGTACTGGGTCGGGCCTCTGATTGGCTGCCTGATCTCCAGCTTGTTGATGAG GTTTGTGATCGGTGATCGGGGAATACGCCTGTTCCTGAAGTGA